A region of Oxyura jamaicensis isolate SHBP4307 breed ruddy duck chromosome 5, BPBGC_Ojam_1.0, whole genome shotgun sequence DNA encodes the following proteins:
- the SRP54 gene encoding signal recognition particle 54 kDa protein — MVLADLGRKITSALRSLSNATIINEEVLNAMLKEVCTALLEADVNIKLVKQLRENVKSAIDLEEMASGLNKRKMIQHAVFKELVKLVDPGVKAWTPTKGKQNIIMFVGLQGSGKTTTCSKLAYFYQRKGWKTCLICADTYRAGAFDQLKQNATKARIPFYGSYTEMDPVIIASEGVEKFKTENFEIIIVDTSGRHKQEDSLFEEMLQVANAIQPDNIVYVMDASIGQACEAQAKAFKDKVDVASVIVTKLDGHAKGGGALSAVAATKSPIIFIGTGEHIDDFEPFKTQPFISKLLGMGDIEGLIDKVNELKLDDNEALIEKLKHGQFTLRDMYEQFQNIMKMGPFSQILGMIPGFGTDFMSKGNEQESMARLKKLMTIMDSMNDQELDSTDGAKVFSKQPGRIQRVARGSGVSTRDVQELLTQYTKFAQMVKKMGGIKGLFKGGDMSKNVNPSQLAKLNQQMAKMMDPRVLHHMGGMAGLQSMMRQFQQGAAGNMKGMMGFNNM; from the exons GTTTTAAATGCTATGTTAAAAGAAGTATGTACAGCACTACTGGAAGCTGATGTTAATATTAAACTTGTGAAGCAACTAAGAGAAAATGTCAA GTCTGCAATTGATCTTGAAGAGATGGCATCTGGccttaacaaaaggaaaatgattcaGCACGCTGTCTTTAAGGAACTAGTTAAA CTTGTAGATCCTGGAGTCAAAGCATGGACACCtaccaaaggaaaacagaacattaTCATGTTTGTTGGCTTGCAAGGAAGCGGTAAAACAACAACCTGTTCAAAG TTAGCATACTTCTATCAGAGGAAAGGTTGGAAGACGTGTTTAATATGTGCAGATACATACAGAGCAG GTGCTTTTGACCAGTTAAAACAGAATGCCACAAAAGCAAGAATTCCCTTTTATGGGAG TTACACAGAAATGGATCCTGTAATTATTGCCTCAGAAGGTGTTGAGAAGTTTAAGacagaaaactttgaaataatCATCGTTGATACTAGTGGACGTCACAAACAGGAAGACTCTTTGTTTGAAGAGATGTTACAAGTTGCTAATGCCATT cAACCGGATAACATTGTTTATGTGATGGATGCTTCCATTGGCCAAGCTTGTGAAGCTCAAGCTAAAGCTTTCAAAGACAAAGTAGATGTAGCTTCAGTTATTGTTACTAAGCTTGATGGACATGCGAAAGGAGGTGGTGCTCTTAGTGC AGTTGCTGCTACAAAGAgtcctattatttttattggaacTGGTGAACACATAGATGACTTTGAACCCTTCAAAACGCAGCCTTTCATCAGCAAACTTCTTG gtatGGGTGATATTGAAGGATTGATAGATAAAGTAAATGAGTTAAAGCTGGATGATAATGAAGCACTCATAGAAAAGCTCAAACATG GTCAGTTTACATTAAGAGATATGTATGAACAATTCCAAAACATCATGAAAATGGGACCATTCAGTCAGATCTTG GGCATGATCCCAGGTTTTGGAACTGACTTCATGAGTAAAGGCAATGAACAAGAATCAATGGCAAGGCTAAAGAAATTGATGACTATAATGGACAGTATGAATGACCAAG AACTTGACAGTACAGATGGCGCCAAAGTATTCAGTAAGCAGCCAGGAAGAATCCAAAGAGTAGCAAGAGGTTCAGGTGTTTCTACCAGAGATGTCCAGGAGCTTTTGACCCAATACACTAAATTTGCACAGATGGTGAAAAAGATGGGAGGTATCAAAGGGCTCTTCAAag GCGGTGATATGTCAAAGAATGTAAACCCATCACAGCTGGCCAAGCTGAACCAACAGATGGCAAAGATGATGGATCCAAGAGTCCTTCATCATATGG gtgGCATGGCAGGATTGCAGTCAATGATGAGACAATTTCAACAAGGTGCTGCTGGGAATATGAAAGGCATGATGGGATTCAATAATATGTAA